The proteins below come from a single Hyphomicrobium denitrificans ATCC 51888 genomic window:
- a CDS encoding class I SAM-dependent methyltransferase produces MERSLPHGRSRAAEAQGVSSERLDRADPQSLANFIKANTELLAPPLVPEILLHLAAESLPIWQKTEEQLGEMNVPPPFWAFAWAGGQAAARYLLDTPDICRGLPVLDLGSGSGISAIAAAKTGAAHVLAADIDALALAACGLNGKANNVHIDVTEVDLLARSGPKEGVVIVGDLFYERELADRVLGFIDAAKLAGCTVLIGDPQRSYFPRGRFEKLIEYQVPVTRELEDAEIKRTAVWRA; encoded by the coding sequence ATGGAAAGAAGTCTGCCGCATGGGCGGAGTCGAGCAGCGGAAGCTCAAGGTGTGAGCAGCGAACGTCTCGATCGCGCTGACCCACAATCGCTCGCGAATTTCATCAAAGCGAATACCGAACTGCTGGCGCCGCCTCTGGTGCCGGAAATCCTGCTGCATCTGGCCGCGGAGTCGCTGCCGATCTGGCAGAAGACGGAAGAACAGCTCGGAGAAATGAACGTGCCGCCGCCCTTTTGGGCTTTCGCCTGGGCTGGCGGGCAGGCCGCGGCGCGCTATCTGCTCGACACTCCAGACATCTGCCGGGGGCTTCCCGTGCTCGACCTTGGATCAGGTTCCGGTATCTCCGCGATTGCAGCCGCCAAAACCGGAGCGGCGCACGTTCTTGCCGCCGACATCGACGCCCTGGCCCTTGCTGCGTGCGGCCTCAACGGTAAGGCTAATAACGTTCATATCGACGTCACGGAGGTGGATCTTCTGGCGCGGTCTGGACCTAAGGAAGGCGTCGTCATCGTCGGGGATCTCTTCTATGAACGTGAGCTTGCCGACCGGGTGCTGGGCTTCATAGATGCCGCGAAATTGGCGGGATGCACGGTCCTCATCGGCGACCCGCAACGGAGCTATTTCCCGCGCGGACGCTTCGAAAAACTCATTGAATACCAGGTGCCCGTAACGCGCGAACTCGAAGATGCGGAAATCAAGCGGACAGCCGTCTGGCGTGCCTGA